In Plasmodium coatneyi strain Hackeri chromosome 3, complete sequence, a genomic segment contains:
- a CDS encoding Peptidyl-tRNA hydrolase: MNNSGSNVSHLGSVKNDGYDIFFLLLTFLCGFVMGLLTKYINGIKKNAVRIREACANFDLICTSDCKMVFCVRTDIKMNKGKICSQCCHACLAVYEKILKRNNKLKASESGKGTLTYFDLWKKTGQKKIVLKISSLDEMYEIERKAKMENLITSIIIDAGRTQIEPNTETVIAIEPVPDEVVNKITGQLKLL, translated from the exons ATGAATAACTCAGGAAGCAACGTCAGTCACTTGGGGAGTGTCAAAAATGATGGGTACGATATCTTCTTTTTGCTCCTTACCTTTTTGTGTGGATTTGTAATGGGTCTTCTCACCAAGTACATAAACGGGATAAAGAAGAATGCCGTGCGGATAAGGGAGGCATGTGCGAATTTTGACTTGATCTGCACGAGTGACTGCAAAATGGTGTTCTGCGTCAGGACAG AcatcaaaatgaacaaagggAAGATCTGCTCCCAGTGTTGCCATGCCTGCCTAGCAGTTtacgaaaaaattttaaaaagaaataacaagCTGAAGGCAAGCGAAAGTGGTAAAGGCACCCTCACCTACTTCGACCTTTGGAAAAAGACGGGACAGAAAAAGATTGTCCTAAAAATATCG AGCTTGGACGAAATGTACGAAATTGAAAGAAAGGCCAAGATGGAAAACCTCATAACGTCCATAATCATCGACGCG GGACGAACGCAAATCGAGCCGAACACGGAAACGGTCATCGCCATTGAACCgg tgCCGGACGAAGTTGTTAACAAGATAACGGGGCAGCTGAAGCTGCTGTAG
- a CDS encoding Methyltransferase gives MVAVLKAVRTIPKCTRFSSRSKRNVMFTFSSFKKVLVGVSAANGGVIAGCFYIYKKNRPANDDTLGEPSESFRIRTFDELAKSYDEKNDFIEKVTSINKYKKRNFRKVKGVVLEVGAGSGRNFSFLKKVDTLVCVEKSEKMCEEMKKKLEKIKPSYPVYIINDDIKNGLFRPNVFDSVISSFTLCSLEHVDNSLEKVHQALKPDGKFYLIERGIIYNKVIRYVLKKLNLYPNKRIPWEFGYYENRCPLEILKKNNFNVIFKLIKNAGSIYILTAKKQGGSSPHVNGGNEIQKSDNLQNEMNNKSGIDQTRDKGPPIDIKDILCHQLATPIYYSYKNG, from the exons ATGGTCGCCGTTTTGAAAGCGGTGCGGACAATTCCGAAATGCACGCGG TTTAGTTCCAGGTCCAAAAGGAACGTCATGTTTACCTTCTCTTCGTTTAAAAAG GTCCTCGTCGGAGTGAGCGCCGCCAACGGGGGGGTCATAGCGGGCTGCTTTTACATCTACAAAAAGAACAGACCTGCAAACGACGACACATTAGGAGAACCGAGCGAAAGTTTCAGAATTAGAACCTTCGatgagctagccaaaagttacgacgaaaaaaatgacttcATAGAAAAAGTCACCTCCATaaacaaatacaaaaagaggaacttTCGAAAAGTAAAAGGAGTGGTCCTAGAAGTAGGGGCAGGGTCAGGAAgaaatttctcatttttaaaaaaagtagacACCTTAGTATGCgtggaaaaaagtgaaaaaatgtgtgaagaaatgaaaaaaaaattggaaaaaataaaaccatCATATCCTGTATATATCATAAATgatgacataaaaaatggactcTTCCGTCCCAACGTTTTCGATTCAGTCATTTCGTCTTTCACCTTATGTTCGCTGGAGCATGTGGACAACAGCTTAGAGAAAGTCCACCAAGCATTGAAACCGGATGGAAAATTCTACCTAATCGAAAGAGGAATAATTTACAACAAAGTCATTCGATACGTTCTGAAAAAACTAAACCTATATCCTAATAAAAGAATTCCCTGGGAATTTGGCTATTATGAAAATAGGTGCCCCttggaaattttaaaaaaaaataatttcaacGTCATTTTtaagttaataaaaaatgcaggCAGTATATACATACTTACGGCCAAGAAGCAGGGAGGCTCTTCTCCCCATGTCAACGGGGGGAATGAAATTCAAAAGAGTGATAATCTCCaaaacgaaatgaacaacaaaAGTGGAATAGACCAAACGCGGGATAAGGGGCCGCCCATCGATATTAAGGATATATTATGTCATCAATTGGCAACCCCGATTTATTACTCATACAAAAATGGGTAA